AATACTCAAGATTATTGATAATTTCACTAAGTCTCTGATTAACTCAGCCCTGCTGGGTCATTTTGCATGGCTTAGTCTAAACTCCAGTGATTAAGCGATCGCTTGTAAGTAATGTACATAAAAAAGGGCAGGTACAAAACCCGCCCTCAAAGCAATAAATATTTCAACTAAACTAGCGATCGCAACTTAATTACCAATTTGGGGCGCACTCAACGAAACCTTTAGTGTTTCGTCTTTTTGCTGTGCTAATGTCGGTACGGAATCACGCAATCTTGCTGTCAATTGTACAGTTGTAGCGTCATACATTTGAGTCAGCAATTTGGGATAGAAACCAATACCAATAATTGGAATTAACAAACAGGCAATGATAAATACTTCACGGGGTTCGGCATCTATCAAAGCTTGGTGAGAAACTAATTCCTCGTTCTCTTTACCGTAGAAAATTTCTCGCAACATCGACAGCAGATAAATCGGAGTTAAAATCACTCCCACTGCCATCAAGAACACCACGATCACTTTGAAGGTAGAGCTATAAGCATCGCTAGTAGCAAAGCCCACAAATACCATCAATTCTGCCACGAAACCGCTCATCCCTGGCAATGCCAAAGAAGCCATCGAACAGGTGGTGAACATGGCGAAAATCTTCGGCATTCTCTTCGCAACACCGCCCATTTCATCCAACATCAGGGTGTGGGTGCGATCGTAAGTTGCGCCAACCAGGAAGAACAAACTCGCCCCAATTAACCCGTGGGAAACCATTTGTAATACTGCCCCACTCAATCCCAAATCGGTGAAGGAGGCAATACCAATCATCACAAAGCCCATATGAGAAATTGAGGAGTAGGCAATTTTTCGCTTTAGGTTTCGCTGGGCAAAGGATGTCAAGGCAGCGTAGATGATATTAACTACCCCCAAAACTACCAACACTGGTGCAAAATAAGCGTGGGCATCGGGGAGCATTTGAGCATTCATCCGAATTAAGGCGTAACCACCCATTTTCAGGAGAATACCTGCTAATAACATGTGTACTGGGGCTGTAGCTTCACCGTGGGCATCAGGTAGCCAGGTGTGCAATGGAATAATCGGCAATTTGACGGCGTAGGCAATCAGGAAGCCAGCATAGAGGGCAAGTTGGAAATTCAGGGCGAAATCTTTTAAGGCGATCGCTCTCATGTCAAACGTCACCGTATCGCCGTAAAATCCCATTGTCAGGGCAGACAGCAAAATAAACAGCGAACCGCCGGCGGTGTATAAAATAAATTTAGTCGCTGCATACTGCCGCCTTTTACCTCCCCAAATCGACAGCAGGAAGTATATCGGTACCAGTTCCAGTTCCCACACCAGGAAAAACAACAGCATATCCTGGACGGCGAACACGGCAATCTGGCCGCCATACATTGCCAAAATCAAGAAGTAGAATAGCTTGGGCTTGAAGGTGACAGGCCAAGCTGCTAAAATCGCCAGCGTGGTAATGAATCCAGTCAAAATAATTAGGGGCATGGATAAGCCATCAGCCCCTACTGACCAATTCAAACCCAATTGTGGTACCCAGGGGTAACTTTCCACCAACTGCAAATCTGGATTGGAGAAATCATACCCAGTATAAAAAGCGTAAACAATTAGTGCAAAATCTATCAGCCCTACGACGAGGGAGTACCAGCGCACTGTTTTGCCTTCTTTGTCAGGGATGATGGGAAGAAGTAGCGATGCGGCTATCGGAAACAGAATAATCGTCGTCAGCCACGGAAAATTAGCTATATTCATCACAATTAGTCTGCTATCAAAATCATGTTTGGCAAAAAGTCACTAGTTATTAAGTAACAGCTTTTTGGGGATTTCGTCTTCCTCGTTAGGTTGATTTAATTAAATTGGCAATCCCCCGTCTCTGCTGTTGGGAGTCTCTTTTGACCTTTGGGCGTGCGGAATGTGGGTTGTGATACTCCCAGTTAAGTCAAAAATTTACCCTAGAACAGCCGATAAAATTATAGTTTAGTGGTGCGATGTCTACGACAAGTCGCTCCGCGTTTACGCGTAGGTCAACCTATCGCTAAAAATACACGATGCTGTTTTGTAGTTGTTGAAAAAAGCAATTTGGTGCAAAAAAGCATGACAGGAGAAATAACCATAATGATAATGGCACAAATTGAAAGTCAAATTCGTTATCTCACTAACGTAAATGGAGAATCAACAGATGTACTCGTCCCTATAGAACTTTGGCAACAGCTGATGAGTTCCATAAATTCTGATAACGTCAGTGGTTTAGCTTGGGTTGATGAACAAGAACCAAAAGCACAAATATTAGCCGATTTGCAAGAGTCCGTGCGACAAGCAGCAGTAGGACAAACTTTCCCAGTTTCAGAGCTTTGGGACTACAGTAAGCGATTTGATTGAGTTTTTTTAGTAAAATAGACAGGGAAAGTTGATAAAGGAAATTCGATTATGTCATCTCCAGCGATCGCTACTGTAATTAAGATGATGGAATCTTTATCTGAAGATGTGCAAGAAAGAGTTGCAGAACATCTTCGAGAGTACCTGGAAGATTTGCAAGATGAATTCAAATAGAAGAAATCATTTAACAAAACTCAACAAAAACTGATTGCATCTGCCCAATCTCCTAAAAGAGAGATTGCAGAAGGACTTGCAAAACCAATGAACTATGAAAAGTTATGAAGTCTGCGACTCTTCATTTTTTTTGGGATTAAGGTTATATTATTAATTTTTTTATAATTAACTCAAAAAAATGGATTTTACTTTATCAAATGCGCCTGAGTATGTAATAAAAAATATTGACAATTTACAACAAGTATGGTTGCGAAGATGCGATGCTATTGAAAACAACCAAAAAGGATCTTATAGTCGCTATTTATTATTAATTTTACACGATTTGCGTGAAGAAATACAGAATAATAAAAATCGGTTTTCTCAAAATGCTTACGGAAAAAAGTTTTTTAAAATTCAATTTTCTAGTTACTGTAGTTTTAAAAAAGAGCAACTTGATGATATAGACAAAATTAGAAAAGTCTGGACAAGAGAACGTCCTAAAATAGATGGAAAATACATTAAAAAAAATGAGATTCTCAGCATAACTGTTGAAGACAATTCGGATTACTGTGTTGCAGTGGATATCCGAGGTGTAGATAGTAAATTCATGAAAATTAAAGCCCAACAAATGGCTGAAAGAACTATAGCTGTTCTTTCAACACGCAATAGAAAAGACCAGGCTATTATTTTATCAAGTGATTGGGTTATTTGTGATTCTCAAGGAGAAATTCGAGCTTTTAACTTTAAAGGTAGGGATAAACCGCAAACTATCAGATATAACTCTATTGACTCACAAAATAGTCAACAAAGGCTTGGTCAGTGGATATCTTCTGAAGATATATGTCATCCAACTGTAGTGAAATGGCTTGCTTCTATCGACTGGTATAGACGAGCAACTGAAGCTTCACAAAGTTCTGAAGAAATATTAAATTCATGGTTTGCTGTAGAAAAGTTTTCTGATGATTCTAAAACAATTTCTAAAAAGCTTCCTGAACTATCAGATAGTCTTAAGAATAAAAAGAAGATTCTTAAAGAAAATATAGATTTATGGCTTGATAGTGAAGGTATTAGAACAGTACAGTTACTTCTTACTTTGAGTGAATTAAAATTTAATCTATATCATGAAGTAAGACAAGTTGGACGTGTTTTTACTACACCTCTAACATTTTCTGAAATGGATATATCTAAGTCTATAGATCAGGATTTACAAGACTACTTATCTGCTAATAAAGATAAAATAGATTTTTTAGAAAAATTTATACAAAAAGTTCCTGAAATAAAGAAACAATTAAATTCTAAAAACATAGTGTTGCCAGATTTAAATCAAGTAAATGAAATTTTTTATAATAATAATTATTGTGAAAAATACTTGATTGAGAAAATTATTGACCTCAAAGATGATGTTTATAACATCTATCGT
This portion of the Nostoc sp. GT001 genome encodes:
- a CDS encoding NAD(P)H-quinone oxidoreductase subunit 4; this encodes MNIANFPWLTTIILFPIAASLLLPIIPDKEGKTVRWYSLVVGLIDFALIVYAFYTGYDFSNPDLQLVESYPWVPQLGLNWSVGADGLSMPLIILTGFITTLAILAAWPVTFKPKLFYFLILAMYGGQIAVFAVQDMLLFFLVWELELVPIYFLLSIWGGKRRQYAATKFILYTAGGSLFILLSALTMGFYGDTVTFDMRAIALKDFALNFQLALYAGFLIAYAVKLPIIPLHTWLPDAHGEATAPVHMLLAGILLKMGGYALIRMNAQMLPDAHAYFAPVLVVLGVVNIIYAALTSFAQRNLKRKIAYSSISHMGFVMIGIASFTDLGLSGAVLQMVSHGLIGASLFFLVGATYDRTHTLMLDEMGGVAKRMPKIFAMFTTCSMASLALPGMSGFVAELMVFVGFATSDAYSSTFKVIVVFLMAVGVILTPIYLLSMLREIFYGKENEELVSHQALIDAEPREVFIIACLLIPIIGIGFYPKLLTQMYDATTVQLTARLRDSVPTLAQQKDETLKVSLSAPQIGN